A window from Argopecten irradians isolate NY chromosome 3, Ai_NY, whole genome shotgun sequence encodes these proteins:
- the LOC138318088 gene encoding dehydrogenase/reductase SDR family member 7-like, producing MDLLTLIVWVVIIFNVVAIVMILLGDADIILQIKEKFGKSVKCLAGQVVWITGASSGIGEELAYELARAGCRLVLSARRTNELERVKKECMLRGSIKEEDILVLKLDSIDFTSHKTAVDKVFKHFKHIDILVNNAGRSQRAMWLKTSLQVDRDMLELNVLGVLSLSKLVLPYMEKRGSGHIVNISSVAGKLGAPMSGSYTGAKHAVQGWFDALRVEIGDKNIHVTNVCPGPVFSNILAVAFTEKEGEEFKGEMNPNEKRMKTDRCAYLIGVAIANKMWEVWITKNPVLFLCYANQYTPNLSKWISGKLGLKAIQKLREGQH from the exons ATGGATCTGCTGACACTAATTGTGTGGGTCGTCATCATCTTTAATGTTGTTGCCATAGTGATGATATTACTTGGAGATGCTGATATAATTCTTCAGATCAAGGAAAAGTTTGGAAAGTCAGTCA AGTGCCTCGCTGGTCAAGTGGTGTGGATAACTGGGGCGTCCAGTGGGATCGGGGAGGAGCTGGCGTACGAATTAGCCAGGGCAGGATGTCGTCTGGTTCTATCGGCACGACGGACAAACGAGCTGGAGAGAGTTAAAAAGGAGTGCATGT TGAGGGGAAGTATCAAGGAGGAGGACATTTTAGTACTGAAACTGGACTCGATTGACTTCACCAGTCATAAAACAGCCGTCGATAAAGTCTTTAAACATTtcaaacat ATAGACATACTTGTGAACAATGCCGGTCGGTCACAGAGAGCGATGTGGCTGAAGACATCCCTCCAAGTTGACAGGGATATGTTGGAACTTAATGTCCTCGGTGTCTTGTCTTTGTCCAAACTTGTCCTTCCTTACATGGAGAAGAGAGGGTCAGGACATATCGTCAATATCTCCAGTGTGGCAGGAAAGTTAG GCGCACCAATGTCGGGATCTTACACAGGTGCGAAACACGCTGTACAG GGTTGGTTTGATGCTTTGAGAGTAGAGATTGGTGATAAAAATATCCATGTGACCAACGTCTGTCCTGGACCTGTGTTCTCAAACATTCTGGCTGTGGCCTTCACAGAGAAAGAAGGGGAG GAGTTTAAAGGAGAGATGAACCCGAATGAAAAGCGAATGAAGACAGACAGGTGTGCCTACCTCATTGGCGTCGCCATTGCCAACAAGATGTGGGAAGTGTGGATCACAAAGAACCCAGTGCTTTTCCTTTGTTATGCCAATCAATACACGCCCAATCTGTCAAAATG gaTTTCGGGTAAACTCGGTCTTAAAGCAATCCAGAAGTTGAGAGAAGGACAACATTAG